One segment of Phragmites australis chromosome 13, lpPhrAust1.1, whole genome shotgun sequence DNA contains the following:
- the LOC133889118 gene encoding cold-responsive protein kinase 1-like isoform X1 gives MKLLLSFLLTSMRFVLAKMGCCFMFGKREQADQGDDGVHRVKIFSYNELRKATQGFSGANKIGEGGFGSVFRGVLKDGTTVAVKVLSATSRQGVREFLTELTAISDIKHENLVTLIGCCAEGSHRILVYNYLENNSLAQTLLGSRYSNIRFNWRARVKIAVGIACGLAFLHEEIHPPIIHRDIKASNILLDKDLTPKISDFGLARLLPPNATHVSTRVAGTLGYLAPEYAIRGQVTKKSDIYSFGVLLLEIVSGRCNTNTRLPSEDQFLLERTWALYEQGRLNEIIDIDIGDDLDVEEACRFMKIGLLCTQDAMARRPNMTNVVRMLTGERRISIDKITRPAMITDFADLKISNKEQRSRGQRSSEARSPTTKSFSTTEPFSPSETPTQSSM, from the exons ATG AAATTGCTTCTAAGTTTCTTGCTGACTTCTATGCGATTCGTATTGGCAAAGATGGGTTGTTGTTTTATGTTTGGAAAGAGAGAACAAGCTGATCAAGGAGATGATG GTGTACATAGAGTGAAAATCTTTTCTTACAACGAGTTGAGAAAGGCCACGCAAGGTTTCAGTGGTGCAAATAAGATTGGCGAGGGTGGTTTCGGTTCTGTGTTCAGG GGAGTTCTTAAAGATGGTACAACTGTTGCGGTGAAGGTTTTATCAGCTACTTCAAGGCAAGGTGTCCGGGAGTTTCTGACTGAACTTACAGCAATTTCTGACATCAAGCATGAAAATCTCGTCACTCTCATCGGTTGTTGCGCTGAGGGATCTCACAGAATCCTTGTTTACAATTACCTGGAGAACAACAGCCTTGCACAGACATTGCTAG GATCCAGGTATAGTAACATTCGGTTCAATTGGCGGGCTCGTGTCAAAATTGCTGTGGGTATTGCCTGTGGGCTTGCATTTCTTCACGAGGAGATCCATCCTCCCATTATCCACCGGGACATAAAGGCAAGCAACATTCTTCTCGATAAGGATCTCACCCCAAAAATTTCTGATTTCGGGTTGGCGAGGCTCCTACCACCCAATGCCACTCATGTGAGCACCCGGGTTGCAGGCACATT AGGGTACTTGGCTCCTGAATACGCAATCCGAGGTCAAGTGACGAAGAAGTCTGACATCTATAGTTTCGGAGTTCTTCTGTTGGAAATTGTTAGTGGCAGATGCAACACCAACACAAGATTGCCTTCTGAAGATCAATTTCTCCTTGAGAGG ACATGGGCACTCTATGAGCAAGGACGTTTAAATGAGATCATAGATATCGACATCGGAGACGACCTGGACGTCGAGGAGGCATGCCGGTTCATGAAGATTGGTCTGCTATGCACACAAGATGCAATGGCACGTCGTCCCAACATGACCAACGTCGTTCGGATGCTCACAGGGGAGAGGAGAATCTCCATAGACAAGATTACTAGGCCTGCCATGATCACCGACTTTGCAGATCTCAAGATCAGCAACAAAGAGCAAAGATCTAGAGGGCAAAGATCAAGCGAGGCGCGCTCTCCCACGACAAAATCGTTCAGCACCACAGAACCATTCTCGCCGTCGGAGACACCCACACAGTCATCTATGTGA
- the LOC133889118 gene encoding cold-responsive protein kinase 1-like isoform X2 yields the protein MRFVLAKMGCCFMFGKREQADQGDDGVHRVKIFSYNELRKATQGFSGANKIGEGGFGSVFRGVLKDGTTVAVKVLSATSRQGVREFLTELTAISDIKHENLVTLIGCCAEGSHRILVYNYLENNSLAQTLLGSRYSNIRFNWRARVKIAVGIACGLAFLHEEIHPPIIHRDIKASNILLDKDLTPKISDFGLARLLPPNATHVSTRVAGTLGYLAPEYAIRGQVTKKSDIYSFGVLLLEIVSGRCNTNTRLPSEDQFLLERTWALYEQGRLNEIIDIDIGDDLDVEEACRFMKIGLLCTQDAMARRPNMTNVVRMLTGERRISIDKITRPAMITDFADLKISNKEQRSRGQRSSEARSPTTKSFSTTEPFSPSETPTQSSM from the exons ATGCGATTCGTATTGGCAAAGATGGGTTGTTGTTTTATGTTTGGAAAGAGAGAACAAGCTGATCAAGGAGATGATG GTGTACATAGAGTGAAAATCTTTTCTTACAACGAGTTGAGAAAGGCCACGCAAGGTTTCAGTGGTGCAAATAAGATTGGCGAGGGTGGTTTCGGTTCTGTGTTCAGG GGAGTTCTTAAAGATGGTACAACTGTTGCGGTGAAGGTTTTATCAGCTACTTCAAGGCAAGGTGTCCGGGAGTTTCTGACTGAACTTACAGCAATTTCTGACATCAAGCATGAAAATCTCGTCACTCTCATCGGTTGTTGCGCTGAGGGATCTCACAGAATCCTTGTTTACAATTACCTGGAGAACAACAGCCTTGCACAGACATTGCTAG GATCCAGGTATAGTAACATTCGGTTCAATTGGCGGGCTCGTGTCAAAATTGCTGTGGGTATTGCCTGTGGGCTTGCATTTCTTCACGAGGAGATCCATCCTCCCATTATCCACCGGGACATAAAGGCAAGCAACATTCTTCTCGATAAGGATCTCACCCCAAAAATTTCTGATTTCGGGTTGGCGAGGCTCCTACCACCCAATGCCACTCATGTGAGCACCCGGGTTGCAGGCACATT AGGGTACTTGGCTCCTGAATACGCAATCCGAGGTCAAGTGACGAAGAAGTCTGACATCTATAGTTTCGGAGTTCTTCTGTTGGAAATTGTTAGTGGCAGATGCAACACCAACACAAGATTGCCTTCTGAAGATCAATTTCTCCTTGAGAGG ACATGGGCACTCTATGAGCAAGGACGTTTAAATGAGATCATAGATATCGACATCGGAGACGACCTGGACGTCGAGGAGGCATGCCGGTTCATGAAGATTGGTCTGCTATGCACACAAGATGCAATGGCACGTCGTCCCAACATGACCAACGTCGTTCGGATGCTCACAGGGGAGAGGAGAATCTCCATAGACAAGATTACTAGGCCTGCCATGATCACCGACTTTGCAGATCTCAAGATCAGCAACAAAGAGCAAAGATCTAGAGGGCAAAGATCAAGCGAGGCGCGCTCTCCCACGACAAAATCGTTCAGCACCACAGAACCATTCTCGCCGTCGGAGACACCCACACAGTCATCTATGTGA
- the LOC133889820 gene encoding uncharacterized protein LOC133889820, giving the protein MASHRLLVALCLVALFAVRSESHGLDDFTGRNTEANPAMETFFGAKPEAAELPEALDATMPAKPEAASAIPTTTTATSASAPPRRSVSLAAGVACGVAAVAVVGIAVAVAYVVRARRGARRDTEVQLGSL; this is encoded by the coding sequence ATGGCGTCCCACCGGCTGCTCGTGGCGCTGTGCCTCGTGGCGCTGTTCGCCGTAAGGTCGGAGTCCCACGGCCTGGATGACTTCACCGGCAGGAACACCGAGGCGAACCCGGCGATGGAGACCTTCTTCGGTGCCAAGCCCGAGGCCGCCGAGCTCCCGGAGGCCCTCGATGCCACCATGCCCGCCAAGCCGGAGGCCGCCTCGGCGATCcctaccaccaccaccgccacttCCGCTTCAGCCCCGCCGCGGAGGTCCGTGTccctcgccgccggcgtggCGTGCGGCGTGGCGGCCGTGGCGGTGGTCGGCATCGCGGTCGCCGTGGCCTACGTGGTGCGCGCCcggcgcggcgcgcggcgaGACACGGAGGTCCAGCTCGGCTCCCTGTGA